The genomic DNA TCGACGGCGAGGCGGGGGCGGCGGACCGGGCGACAAAGCTCCTGAAGGCGTACCGCGACCGGAGCCGGACCGAGGACGGCCTCAACAGGGTGCTCTCCGAGGGCTTCGAGCTGACCCGCGCGACCCAGGCCGGCCGCGTCCTGGTCGAGTGGTGCGACCAGCTCGTCCAAGTGAACGTCACCCGGCAGAACCGGCTGTACGAGGAGGTCGCGCTCCTGATCCGTCACTCGGTCCTCTCGAACGAGGCCGAGCTCTCCGCCCAGGACATCGCCCTCACGGCCCTGCGCCTGGCCCGGCGGACGGATGCGGCCCTGGCGCGCCGGGATACTGCGGAAGCGTCGCGGGTGCTGGAGGCGGGCGCGGAGCTGTCGGGCACGTCCCGGACGCTGCTCATCCCGGTGAGCATCCGGGACGAGATGGCGGAGGCGATCGACGGGTGGCGCACGCAGCTCGCCGCGACGATCGGGAAGATCGGCGAGCAGAACGAGACCATCGCCGACATGGACAGCCGCGCCGCCACGATGAGCGCCAACGCGCAGACCTTGAGCCGGGCCTTCATCGACGATGCCGACCAGTTCGGCAGCGTGATCCGGCAGTTGCTGGTCGTGGGGGCGGTCGGCGCCCTGTGCCTGGGGATCGGCGCCGCCGCCGCGGTGGCGCGCTCGATCACCCGGCCGCTGCACGCGCTCCAGCACAGCATCGTCACCGCCGCCGCCGCGCCCGCCCCCGAGGATATCGGCCGCGACAGTCACCTGCTCACCCGACGCGACGAACTCGGCGACATCGCCAGGGCGACCAACGCGTTCCTGGAGCAGATCCGCCGCCGCGAAGCGGACCGGCGCAACGCCTCCCAGCGCGCCGACGACGCGCTCACGACCCTGCGGCAGGCCCAGGAGGACCTGATCCGCGCCGAACGGCTCGCCTCGCTCGGGCAGCTCGTGGCGGGCGTCTCGCACGAGATCAGCACCCCGCTCGGCATCGCCCTGACCACGGCGACGCAGGTCCAGTCCGACTCGGCGGCGTTCGCGCGCATGGTCGGGGACAACCAGCTCTCCCGGTCGCGGCTGACCCAGTATGCCGGGCGGATGCGGGAGGGCGCGCAGCTCCTGACCAGCAACCTGATGCGCGCGGCCGATCTCCTCTACAGCTTCAAGCAGGTGGCGGCCGATCAGGCCATCGAGGACCGCCGCCCGCTGAACCTCGCGGACTGGATCGACGAGCTCCTGAAGAGCCTGCGCGCCCTGGCGCGGCCGGGCCGCCACGTCTTCGAGGTCGACTGCCCGCCCGATCTCGTCGTCGACACCCTGCCGGGGATCCTGGCGCAGGTCGTCTCGAACGCCGTCAAGAACGCGATCGAGCACGGCTTCCAGGATCGGGAGGGCGGCCGCATCACCATCACGGGGATCCGGTCCGGGGACGGCATCGGCCTCTCCATCGCCGATGACGGGCGCGGCATCGACGGGGCCGACCTCGGCCGCGTGTTCGACCCGTTCTTCACGACGGCCCGCGCCCGCGGCGGCACGGGCCTGGGCCTGCACATCGTCCACAACCTCGTGGTGAACCGCCTCCAGGGGCGGGTCGAACTGCAGAGCAGCGCGGGTGCCGGCACGGTGCTGCGGCTGTGGCTACCGGAGCGGCTGGCATGAGCGGCGCGACGCAACCCATCCGGCGCGGCGTCGGCCGCTCGAGGCTGCCGAGCGCCGGCCTGCTCATGACGCTGCTCGTCGGGCTATTCGTCGGGCTGCCCGCCGCGCTGCGCCCGCTGCCCGCCGCGGCCCTCACCGAGATCCAGTTCTGGCACGCCCTGGACGGGCCGAACGGCGAGCTGGTGACCCGCCTCGCCGACACCTTCAACGCCTCCCAGCCGGACTACCGGGTCGTGCCGGTCTACAAGGGCTCCTACGCCGAGACGATCAGCAGCGGCATCACGGCCTACCGCACCGGCGCGGCGCCGCACCTGCTGCAGGTCTTCGAGGTCGGCAACGGCACCATGGCGGCCGCCGTCGGCGCCGTCAGATCCGTCGCCACCGTGATGCGGGAGGCCGGGCTCTCGGTGACGCCCGAGGACTTCCTGCCGGTCGTCGCCACCAACTATCGGGATGCCGAGGGCGGGATGCTGTCGCTCCCCTTCAACGTCTCCTCGACGGTGATGTGGATCAACCGCGACCGGTTCCGTCTGGCGGGACTCGACGCCAAGCAGCCCCCGGCGACTTGGCCCGAGGTCTTCGAGGCCGCGCGGCGGCTCAAGGCGGCGGACGGCAAGCGGTGCGCCCTGTCCTCCGCCTGGCCGACCTGGGTGCATCTCGAGCAGCTGTCCGTCTGGCACGACCGGCCGCTCGCGACCCGTTCCAACGGCCTGGACGGCTACGATGCCGAACTCGTCTTCAACGGCCCGCTCCAGGTCCGCCACCTGCAGAACCTCGTCGACCTGAAGCGCGCGGGCGTGTTCGAGTACAACGACCGCGTCAATCGCGGCGAGAGCCGGTTCGTCTCGGGCGACTGCGCGATCTTCCTCACCTCGTCCAGCCTGTACGGCAAGGTCGCCACCGCCGCCCGGTTCGACTGGACGGTCGTGCCCATGCCCTTCTATCCCGACGTCGTGCCGGAGCCGCAGAACGCGATCCTGGGCGGCGGCTCGCTCTACGTGATGCAGGGCAAGACAGCGGACGAGTACCGCGGCGTCGCCCGGTTCCTGGCCTTCCTGATGGACGGGCGGCAGCAGGCCGCGATGTACCGGAACACTGGCTACATCCCCACCACGCGCGCCGCCTACGACGACGCGGTGGCGGAGGGCTTCTTCGAGCGGCACCCGCAGCTCCACGTCGCCGTGCAGGAACTCACCCGGCGGCCGCCGACACGCAACACCGCCGGTCTGCGTCTGGGCAACATGCTGCAGATCCGGGACATCTGGGCCGAGGAACTGGAGGCGGCGCTCGACGGCGCGAAGGCGCCGCAGCGGGCCCTCGACGACGCCGTGGCGCGGGGCAATCAGGTGCTGCGGGTCTTCCAGCAGCGGACCAAGAAGTGAGCGTGGCGGGCGGTCGGCCCACACCGTCATCGCGAGCGCCGCGAAGCGACCCAGGGATGCGCGCCGTGAGTGAACGTGGCGCTGCTGGATTGCTTCGCTCCGCTCGCGAGGACGGTGCTGTCGTTGCCGTCAGCGCGGGTCGCGGAACCGTACCGTCTCGAACAGGTGGCGGCCGAGGGGATCCATCGTCAGGCCGAGCACGTCGTCGCGGAGCGCCAGATGCACCTTGGTGTGGGCCAGGGGCACCCAGGGCATCGCGCGCCGGGCGATGGCCTGAGCCTGCCGGTACAGAGCCTGGCGCGCTTCCCGGTCGCCGGTTCGGCGGGCGGCCTCGACCAGCCGGTCGTAGGCCGGGTCGCACCAGCGGGCGAGGTTGGCGCCGCCGGTCTGGGCGGCCTTGCAGCCGAGCAGGACGTTCAGGAAGTTGTCCGGGTCGCCGTTGTCGCTCGTCCAGCCGTAGAGCATCAGCGTGGGCTCTCCGCCGTACAGGGCGGCGCGGTACGCGTTCCAGGGACGCGTGACCGGGCGCGCGCGGATGCCCACCTGCGCGAGGTCGGCCTGGATCATGTCGGCGACGCGCCGGCCATTCGGGTTGTAGGGTCGGCTGACTGGCGGATACCACAGATCCACGTCGAAGCCGTCGGCGAGCCCGGCCTCGGCCAGCAGGCGCAGCGCCTCGCCGCGATCGAAGGGGGTGTCCGGCAGGTCCGCGTCGTGGGCCCAGATCCCGGGCGGCAGCGGCCCCTGCGCCAGGATCCCGGCGTCGCCGTAGACGCCCGCCACGATCGCCCGCCGGTCGATGGCGAGGTTGACCGCGCGCCGCACCCGGACGTCGCCGAAGGGCGCGCGGGTCGTGTTGAGGGCGAGATAGGCGACGTTCAGCTCGGCCAGCGCGAGCAGCGTCAGGCCCGGCTCCGCCCGGATCGCGTCGAGGTCGCCGGTCGCCGGGAACGCCATGGCGTGGCACTCGCCGGCCCGCAGCTTGTTCAGCCGGACCGCCGCGTTCGGCGTGATCGCGAAGACAAGACCGTCGGGGCGCTCGCCCGGCTCGTTCCCGTCCGCGGCGCGGCGCCAGTAATCCGGGAAGGCGCGGTAGCGGAGGACCTGATCCGGCCGGTACCCCTCGAAGACGAACGGGCCCGTCCCGATGGGCGCCCGGGCGAGGTCGTCCGACGCGTTGCCGGCCGCGAGGGCGGCCGCGTACTCGAGGGACAGGATGGCGCCGAAGGCCTGCGCGATGTTGGCGAGGAAGGTGGTGTCGGCCTCGCGCAACCGGAAGCGGACGTGGCGCGGATCCGGGGCGTCGACGGTCTCGATCAGGTCGGCGAGGCCGAGATCGTGGAAGTAGGTGAAGCCCTGCGCGGCGCCGTCGGGCCCGGAGCGCCGCTGCCGGGTGAACGAGAACACCACGTCGTCGGCGTTCAGGGCGCGCGTGGGGGTGAAGCGCGCGTTGGCGTGGAAGCGGACGCCGTCCCGCAGAGCGAAGACGTAGGTCCGGCCGTCTTCCGAGACCGTCCAGGATTCGGCGAGGGCCGGGCGGATCGTCGTGGTGCCGGGCACGAACTCCACGAGCGTATTGTAGACCTGCCACGCGGCGTTCATCGTGGTGGTGGTCGTGGCGCGGGCGGGATCGAAGGTTTCCGGGCTGCCTTCCGAGCAGAACACGAAGGTGCGCGCCGATGCCGGGCCGTGCCCCAGGAGCACCGCCGAGATGAAGCCGGCCGCCAGGGCGCGCTGGCCGGCGCGGTATGCCGCGGCCGGCCTCACGGCGTCCGGATCGCGCCGGTCCGCGGCCGGGCGGCCGCTCCAGCACCCTGGGCGGGAAAGTCGACCTGCACGACGGTCCCCTGGCCGGGCTCGCTGCTGACCGCGATGCGGCCGCCGAGCTTGGCGGTCACGAGATTGTGGACGATGTGCATGCCGAGCCCCGTGCTGCCGGCGCTGCGGGCCGTCGTGAAGAACGGGTCGAAGATCCGGTCGAGGTGCTCCGGCGGGATGCCCTGACCGGTGTCGCGGACCTCCATCCGCACGAGGCCGCCCTCCCGCTCCGACACATCCACGGTGATCCGGCCCGGCTCGCCCGCCCGGAACCCGTGCACGACCGCGTTCGCGATGAGGTTGGTCACGATCTGCGCGAGCACGCCGGGATTGGTGTCGATGACGAGGTCCGCGGGGCAGGCGCGCTCCACCGTATGGCCGCCCTTGCGCAGCATCGGCCTGAGGCTCGCCAGCAGGTCGTCGAGCCAGGTCGCCAGCACGACGCTGCGGCTCTCGTCGCTGACGCGGTCCACCGCGACCTGCTTGAAGCCCTGGACGAGGTCGGCGGCCCGGGTGAGATTCGTGCAGAGCAGGGTGGCGCCCTCCTCGACCCGGTCGACGAAGTGGTTCAGCCGGGACCGCGACAGCGTGCCGGCAGACAGGCCGGTGCGGAAGGCCCGCGCCTCGTCGCTCATGAGCGTCCCGGTGGTGAGCGCGATGCCCAGCGGCGTGTTGATCTCGTGGGCGACCCCGGCCACGAGCTGCCCGAGGGAGGCGAGCTTCTCGGCCCGGACGAGGTTGTCCTGGGTCCGGCGCAGCTCGACCAGGGCGACGTCCGCCTGATCCTTGGCCCGGCGCAGCGCGCCTTCCCGGCGGGTGATCTCGGAGACGAACACCGCGGTGGCGCGGGCGATGTCGCCGAGCTCGTCCCGGCGCGCCGTGCCCCGCACGGCCGCCCCCGCCGGGTTACCGGTCAGCATGACCATGTCGCCCTGGAGGGCGCGCAACGGCACCAGGATCGAGCGGGCGACGAGGATCACGACCAGCGCGCCGAACAGCAGGAGCCCGGCCGCGCCGGCGAGCAGGATCCGCTGGATGACGATGCCGGACCGGTCGGCGTCCTCCACGAAGGCGTCGTTGAGCGCCTTGGCGCTGTCGATCATCGTCGCGGCGAGCCCGTCCATCGCGACGATCATGGCGTTCTGCTGCCGCAGGCCCCCGATGGTGGTGGTGAGGCGCCCGCGCCACCCGTCGAGGGCCTGGACCATCTCGGCCTGGATCAGCGGCGAGATCGGCAGCGAGGCGGCGCTCCGGGCGAGGCGCTCGCCCTCGTCGCGCATCCGCTCGGCGAGGGCCGCGTCCCGGTGCAGGAGGGCGCCCGCGGTGCGCGGCCCCAGCTTGAGGGTGCTGATCGCGACGTTCTGGGTGGCGCGCTCGATCTCGTTGGCCTCCACGGAATAGGCCAGCAGCTGCGCCACCTCGTCGTGCAGGCTCTCCTGGCCGGACGTCTCGATCTTCAAGGTGCGCTCGATCCAGGCGTCGAGCCTCGCGCGGAGGTCCGGCTTCGACCCCGCCGTCTCGGCGGTGAGCGCGTCGAGGGCCTCCGCGTCGGCGTCCCGGCCGTCGGCCCGCAGCGCCGCCGCGAGGTCGCGGCTGGCGGCGCGGAAGAGGCCCTGCGCGCGCGGGCCGTCGCCCTCCGAGACCGCCGCTCCGGCGGGGCCGGCCGCGGGCGCATCGCTCCGGGCCGCGGCCTGGGCGGCGAGCACGGCGCTCTCCGCGCTCCGGGCTCGCAGGGCGTTGAGGCGGGCGACGAGGCCCCGGGCGACCCGCAGCGCCTCGACCTTCTCGGCCGTCGAGCGCGCGAGGTCGGCGTTCGAGGCCTGCTGCCGCAGGCGCGCCCGGTCGGTGAGGTCGATCAGGGTGTCGGCCCGCTGCGTCATCTCGCGGATCAGGCCGTCATTCTCCCGGGTCCGGCGGACGAAGGCGTCCATCTCGCCCCGGTAGCCGGCCAGCGCCCGCTCTACCGAGGCGGTCCGCGCGCGCTGCTCGTCGATGCGGGCGAAGCCGGCGAGCCGGCCGAGGCCGGCCTCGGCCCGTGCCGTCAGGCTGGCGAAGCGCTCGGCGTAGGCGGGCCGGTCCTGCGCGTCCGCGGCGGCGTACTGGTCGCGGACCAGGCGGGCGGTGGCGATGTCGTGGTACACGTCGGCGGCCAGGACCGCGCCGCGCCGGGCGCGCTCCTCCTGCGCCAGGAGGAGCCAGCCGGCCATGGCGATCGCGCCGGCGGCGAGGATCGGCACGCCACCGACCAGGGCGATCTTGGGTCCAACCCGCATCCGCGTCCCGACATAGGGGTCCGGCAGCAACTTAAGGCCGTGCCGGAGAGCGGTGCAATCGGGCGGCGTTCCGGCGACCGGATCACCCGGTGTCCGCGCGCAGTCTTCGGTCGCTGCCGCCCGCTCCGTCATCGCGCGCGCAGCGAAGCGACCCAGGGCTGCGCGCGTCCGGCCGATACGGCGCCGCCGGATCGCTTCGCTGCGCGCGCAGAGACGGCGTCGAAGCCATCCGCCACGGGTGGTCTCAGCGATGTCGGGATCGGGGCGGCCGCGGGTCCGGGCCGGCCAGCACGGCATCCTGCGCGTCACGCGCGCGATCGCGCGGCGCCGGCACGCCGAACCGCTCGGCGCAGGTCGGCAGGCGCCGCGGAGCGCGTTCTCCGCCGTGCAGCATGCGGCGCAGCGCGCCGAGCAGGTCGGGATCTTCGTCGGCACCGGGGTCGTCGCTGAAGTGCGGCATGGCGGTTCGCGCCCCTCATCGACGGCCGGGCGCGGCGTCGACCGCGATGAGCCGGACGCGACGGCCCGCCGGGTCGCCGACCGGGCCGGCACCCGCGCAGGCGCCGGGCGGGTACGGCCAGGCCGCCCCGCCACAGGCGGCGCCGTCACGGGCCGCCGCGGAGGCTTTTGCGCCCCCGCTGGCCTGCATCGGCACCGTGCTGGCCGCTTGGGTCCAGCCGACGAGCGCCAGGACGCAGAGCGTGCCGAAAGCCGCGGCCGACGAGGTACCGATCACGTGTCGCATGGCCCGTCCTCCGGGCACTTGCGGCCCTCGGTCCTGCCACGCTGATAGGGACGCTCCGTACCGCGGATATTGCTTTCAGCCCGATCTGGAGCGTGAATTGTTGCGTCACCCCATCACGACGCAACATTGATCCGGGTCGCATCAGTCTCCCTCGGGGCGGAATATGTATCCGAGGCCCCGCACGGTGCGGATGTAGCGCGGATTGCCGGGGTCCGGCTCGACCTTCTTGCGGATGCGGTTGATCCGTACGTCGATGGCGCGGTCGAACGCGTCCGGGTCGCGGGCGTCCGCGAGGTCGAGCAGGCGCTCGCGCGAGAGCGCCCGCCGCGGATTGTCGGCGAACGCCTTCAGCAGGTCGAATTCCGAGCGGGTGAGCGCCTGCTCCAGACCGGCATCGTCGCTGAGGCGCAGGGCGTCGAGCTCCAGCCATTTCGTGCCGAACCGGATGCGGCGCCCGCTCACGGGAACCGGGGCCGGCGCGGCGGCGGTCGGCGTCTGCACGCGGCGCAGGACCGAGCGCACGCGGGCGACCAGCTCGCGCAACTCGCAGGGCTTGGGCAAGTAATCGTCGGCCCCGAGCTCCAGCCCGACCACGCGGTCGATCGCGCTCGCCGTGGCGGTGAGCATGATGATCGGGATCGCGGTCCGGGCCTTGAGGTCGCGCACGATGGAGAGCCCGTCCTCCTCGGGCATGTTCAGGTCGAGCACGATCAGGTCCGGGCTGTGGCCGGCGAGGTGCTCCCGCAAGGAGCGCCCGCCGTCGCACAGGACCACCGAGAACCCGTGGAGCTTCAGGTAATCCCCGACCATCTCACGGGTCGCCGCCTCGTCGTCCACCACGGCGATCGACGGGATCGCCGCACCGCCGCGGGCGGCGCCGGGGGCGGGGCTGTCTGGTATGGTCATCGCAGCGGTGCGCACTTTCCGGGTTCGCTCTTGAACGAATGCAGGAATCGTATCGGCTCACGGTAGCGTGACAAGTTTTCAACACGATTTCTAGCGTAGTCGTCCGATTGCGAGCAGCATTTCAGGTCATAGCCATGGACGATGACACCCTCACGCTGATCCCTGACGACCTCGACGAGGCGCAGCCGACCGCGGGAGCCTGGGTGATCGCCGTGATCGACGACGATCCGGCCGTGCATGACGGCACGCGCTACGCGCTGGCGAGCTACACCCTCGACGGGCGCGGCCTGGAGATTCTCACCGCCCGTTCGGCCGCGGAGGCGCGGGTGCTGCTCGCCGAGCGCCGCGACGTGGCGGTGGTGCTGCTCGACGTGGTGATGGAGACCGACAATGCCGGGCTGGAGC from Methylobacterium oryzae includes the following:
- a CDS encoding sensor histidine kinase; the encoded protein is MIRGLGRSGIARRVLVVGAIPILVAAAIALGAWILLYEAERARTGAVVATETAQTLTSMNRARADAVSGGTARRDEAERRFDERAATAAGQLERLEGLARTRGQSALVATVTGDLNSQVTRMRSLLLSERTANATIADMARRADALVALTDVARRRQQQDNAQLIAVLAVKDAELERNQGVVTALRELREAISTAELNRARIGRPVFPIEFDELAADLRQLDAVGDRLRRVLRVDGEAGAADRATKLLKAYRDRSRTEDGLNRVLSEGFELTRATQAGRVLVEWCDQLVQVNVTRQNRLYEEVALLIRHSVLSNEAELSAQDIALTALRLARRTDAALARRDTAEASRVLEAGAELSGTSRTLLIPVSIRDEMAEAIDGWRTQLAATIGKIGEQNETIADMDSRAATMSANAQTLSRAFIDDADQFGSVIRQLLVVGAVGALCLGIGAAAAVARSITRPLHALQHSIVTAAAAPAPEDIGRDSHLLTRRDELGDIARATNAFLEQIRRREADRRNASQRADDALTTLRQAQEDLIRAERLASLGQLVAGVSHEISTPLGIALTTATQVQSDSAAFARMVGDNQLSRSRLTQYAGRMREGAQLLTSNLMRAADLLYSFKQVAADQAIEDRRPLNLADWIDELLKSLRALARPGRHVFEVDCPPDLVVDTLPGILAQVVSNAVKNAIEHGFQDREGGRITITGIRSGDGIGLSIADDGRGIDGADLGRVFDPFFTTARARGGTGLGLHIVHNLVVNRLQGRVELQSSAGAGTVLRLWLPERLA
- a CDS encoding ABC transporter substrate-binding protein yields the protein MRPAAAYRAGQRALAAGFISAVLLGHGPASARTFVFCSEGSPETFDPARATTTTTMNAAWQVYNTLVEFVPGTTTIRPALAESWTVSEDGRTYVFALRDGVRFHANARFTPTRALNADDVVFSFTRQRRSGPDGAAQGFTYFHDLGLADLIETVDAPDPRHVRFRLREADTTFLANIAQAFGAILSLEYAAALAAGNASDDLARAPIGTGPFVFEGYRPDQVLRYRAFPDYWRRAADGNEPGERPDGLVFAITPNAAVRLNKLRAGECHAMAFPATGDLDAIRAEPGLTLLALAELNVAYLALNTTRAPFGDVRVRRAVNLAIDRRAIVAGVYGDAGILAQGPLPPGIWAHDADLPDTPFDRGEALRLLAEAGLADGFDVDLWYPPVSRPYNPNGRRVADMIQADLAQVGIRARPVTRPWNAYRAALYGGEPTLMLYGWTSDNGDPDNFLNVLLGCKAAQTGGANLARWCDPAYDRLVEAARRTGDREARQALYRQAQAIARRAMPWVPLAHTKVHLALRDDVLGLTMDPLGRHLFETVRFRDPR
- a CDS encoding response regulator, which gives rise to MTIPDSPAPGAARGGAAIPSIAVVDDEAATREMVGDYLKLHGFSVVLCDGGRSLREHLAGHSPDLIVLDLNMPEEDGLSIVRDLKARTAIPIIMLTATASAIDRVVGLELGADDYLPKPCELRELVARVRSVLRRVQTPTAAAPAPVPVSGRRIRFGTKWLELDALRLSDDAGLEQALTRSEFDLLKAFADNPRRALSRERLLDLADARDPDAFDRAIDVRINRIRKKVEPDPGNPRYIRTVRGLGYIFRPEGD
- the ugpB gene encoding sn-glycerol-3-phosphate ABC transporter substrate-binding protein UgpB, with protein sequence MSGATQPIRRGVGRSRLPSAGLLMTLLVGLFVGLPAALRPLPAAALTEIQFWHALDGPNGELVTRLADTFNASQPDYRVVPVYKGSYAETISSGITAYRTGAAPHLLQVFEVGNGTMAAAVGAVRSVATVMREAGLSVTPEDFLPVVATNYRDAEGGMLSLPFNVSSTVMWINRDRFRLAGLDAKQPPATWPEVFEAARRLKAADGKRCALSSAWPTWVHLEQLSVWHDRPLATRSNGLDGYDAELVFNGPLQVRHLQNLVDLKRAGVFEYNDRVNRGESRFVSGDCAIFLTSSSLYGKVATAARFDWTVVPMPFYPDVVPEPQNAILGGGSLYVMQGKTADEYRGVARFLAFLMDGRQQAAMYRNTGYIPTTRAAYDDAVAEGFFERHPQLHVAVQELTRRPPTRNTAGLRLGNMLQIRDIWAEELEAALDGAKAPQRALDDAVARGNQVLRVFQQRTKK
- a CDS encoding sensor histidine kinase, whose product is MRVGPKIALVGGVPILAAGAIAMAGWLLLAQEERARRGAVLAADVYHDIATARLVRDQYAAADAQDRPAYAERFASLTARAEAGLGRLAGFARIDEQRARTASVERALAGYRGEMDAFVRRTRENDGLIREMTQRADTLIDLTDRARLRQQASNADLARSTAEKVEALRVARGLVARLNALRARSAESAVLAAQAAARSDAPAAGPAGAAVSEGDGPRAQGLFRAASRDLAAALRADGRDADAEALDALTAETAGSKPDLRARLDAWIERTLKIETSGQESLHDEVAQLLAYSVEANEIERATQNVAISTLKLGPRTAGALLHRDAALAERMRDEGERLARSAASLPISPLIQAEMVQALDGWRGRLTTTIGGLRQQNAMIVAMDGLAATMIDSAKALNDAFVEDADRSGIVIQRILLAGAAGLLLFGALVVILVARSILVPLRALQGDMVMLTGNPAGAAVRGTARRDELGDIARATAVFVSEITRREGALRRAKDQADVALVELRRTQDNLVRAEKLASLGQLVAGVAHEINTPLGIALTTGTLMSDEARAFRTGLSAGTLSRSRLNHFVDRVEEGATLLCTNLTRAADLVQGFKQVAVDRVSDESRSVVLATWLDDLLASLRPMLRKGGHTVERACPADLVIDTNPGVLAQIVTNLIANAVVHGFRAGEPGRITVDVSEREGGLVRMEVRDTGQGIPPEHLDRIFDPFFTTARSAGSTGLGMHIVHNLVTAKLGGRIAVSSEPGQGTVVQVDFPAQGAGAAARPRTGAIRTP